From the Takifugu flavidus isolate HTHZ2018 chromosome 12, ASM371156v2, whole genome shotgun sequence genome, one window contains:
- the slitrk3a gene encoding SLIT and NTRK-like protein 3 has product MLWITLLSTIALGWTTPIPLLEDSQEIDEPCFEPCYCEAREGFFHVHCDSKGFTNVSQVAQIWSRPFKLNLQRNSMRKLYFNSFLHLNNSISINLGNNALQDIHAGAFNGLGILKRLFLHENKLEVFRNDTFLGLDSLEYLQADYNIIKRIESGVFRHLHKLRVLILNDNLIPALPNDLFRSVSLTHLDLRGNRLKTLPYKGMLEYIGRSLMEIQLEENPWNCVCEIVQLKTWLERIPYTALVGEITCEYPFHLHGKDLREIKQGELCPLSSDAEIEAKLGIPRIPFSSDNTWPTKPSSMLSSFHNTASSVEYKVRAPKPTKRPRPTKNPPTPRSVYPGLNQPPVAGYQTRPPIPIICPVGCTCNLHINDLGLTVNCKEKGFHNISELLPRPLNAKKLYLSGNLIQKIYRSDFWNFSSLDLLHLGNNRISYVQEGAFVNLPNLKSLYLNGNDIEQLTTGMFRGLHMLSYLYFEYNVIREIQPNSLSLMPNLQLVFLNDNLLRSLPIDAFAGTNLARLNLRNNYFLYLPIHGVLEHLTSIVQIDLHQNPWECSCDIIPLKQWLEKLSSVIVVGDVICKTPEFAFGKDLRSLEVEVLCPEMKYSSGASPALPDDLTTGGSGTEEAHRGGSIPLSVLILSLLILFISAVFVAAGIFVFVLQRRKKLPFRKRSEVDLTKIQRQCRIFEDPPGQNNASNTGPPEKMMPSLHTHSHTHSHSHVYDYIPHPVTQMCNNPIYKPREGELSEEDRAQISEKKDTLSSKSSYRTLLEKEREWTLAVSNSQLNTIVTVNHTATDLTGFHKNGGLCPTVIESQRPTPTVGFADCLCGTVPKLKDIHVAHAHPPGMQYPDLQQDARLKETLLFTAGNVCYPDPVESNYLELRAKLQTKPDYLEVLEKSYRF; this is encoded by the coding sequence ATGCTGTGGATTACCTTGCTGAGCACCATAGCCTTAGGATGGACCACCCCAATTCCACTGCTGGAGGACTCCCAGGAGATCGACGAGCCCTGCTTTGAGCCCTGTTACTGCGAGGCCAGAGAGGGATTCTTCCACGTCCACTGTGACAGTAAAGGATTTACAAACGTCAGCCAGGTTGCCCAGATATGGAGTCGACCATTCAAGCTCAATCTGCAGAGAAACTCCATGAGGAAACTTTACTTTAACAGCTTTCTTCATCTTAACAATTCCATATCAATTAATCTTGGTAATAATGCCTTGCAAGATATCCATGCTGGAGCGTTCAATGGCTTAGGAATACTTAAACGGCTTTTTCTACATGAAAACAAACTTGAGGTTTTCCGCAATGACACTTTTCTGGGTTTGGACAGTTTAGAGTATCTCCAGGCAGATTATAACATAATCAAACGCATTGAAAGTGGTGTGTTTAGGCACCTTCATAAACTGAGAGTACTCATACTAAATGACAATCTCATCCCAGCACTCCCAAATGATCTTTTCCGTTCTGTATCGCTCACCCACCTCGACTTGAGGGGAAACAGACTAAAGACATTACCATATAAGGGCATGCTGGAATACATTGGGAGGAGCTTAATGGAAATCCAACTGGAAGAGAACCCATGGAACTGTGTTTGTGAGATTGTCCAGTTGAAAACATGGCTGGAGCGCATCCCTTACACAGCTTTGGTTGGAGAGATCACATGTGAATATCCATTCCACTTGCATGGCAAAGACTTACGAGAAATCAAACAAGGTgaactctgtcctctctcctctgatgCAGAAATTGAGGCCAAACTGGGAATCCCACGCATCCCATTCAGCAGCGACAACACGTGGCCGACCAAGCCCTCCTCCATGCTCTCTTCCTTTCACAACACAGCCTCATCAGTAGAATATAAGGTAAGAGCTCCCAAACCAACCAAAAGACCCCGGCCCAcaaagaacccccccacccctcgtAGCGTCTACCCAGGACTAAACCAGCCCCCTGTTGCTGGCTACCAAACCAGACCTCCTATCCCAATCATTTGTCCAGTTGGGTGCACCTGCAACCTTCACATCAATGACCTGGGACTAACTGTGAACTGTAAAGAGAAAGGCTTCCACAACATCTCTGAGCTCCTGCCTCGGCCCCTAAATGCCAAGAAACTGTACCTCAGTGGCAACCTCATCCAGAAAATTTATCGTTCTGATTTCTGGAACTTCTCCAGTTTGGATTTACTGCATTTGGGAAATAATCGGATATCCTACGTTCAGGAAGGCGCCTTTGTCAACCTGCCAAACTTGAAAAGTTTGTACCTGAATGGTAATGACATAGAGCAACTGACGACAGGAATGTTTCGAGGCCTTCACATGCTGAGTTATCTTTACTTTGAGTATAACGTCATACGTGAGATACAGCCTAATTCTCTGTCTCTGATGCCAAACCTTCAGCTGGTTTTCCTCAATGACAACCTCCTTCGCTCCCTTCCCATAGATGCCTTCGCTGGTACTAACCTTGCTCGCCTAAATCTCCGCAACAACTACTTTCTTTACCTGCCCATTCATGGGGTCCTGGAGCATTTGACCTCCATTGTCCAAATCGATCTCCACCAGAATCCATGGGAATGCTCCTGTGACATCATCCCCCTGAAACAGTGGCTAGAAAAACTCTCCTCTGTCATTGTGGTGGGAGATGTCATCTGTAAAACCCCAGAGTTCGCTTTCGGGAAGGACCTACGTTCACTGGAGGTCGAGGTTCTCTGTCCTGAGATGAAATACTCCTCCGGTGCCTCACCAGCTCTGCCTGATGACCTAACCACAGGAGGTTCTGGCACAGAGGAAGCACACAGGGGAGGATCTATCCCATTGTCTGTCCTCATCCTCAGCCTGCTCATTCTCTTCATCTCCGCTGTGTTTGTGGCTGCtgggatttttgtttttgttcttcaacGCAGGAAGAAGCTGCCTTTCAGGAAACGTTCTGAGGTGGATCTGACAAAGATCCAAAGGCAATGCAGGATTTTCGAAGACCCACCAGGACAAAACAATGCCAGTAACACAGGCCCTCCAGAGAAAATGATGCccagtctacacacacacagtcacacacattcCCACAGTCATGTTTATGACTACATCCCCCACCCCGTGACTCAGATGTGTAACAACCCCATCTATAAACCCAGAGAGGGCGAGTTATCTGAGGAAGACAGAGCACAGATTTCAGAGAAGAAAGACACTCTCAGTAGCAAAAGTAGCTACAGAACCTTGTTAGAGAAAGAACGAGAGTGGACTCTGGCCGTGTCCAATTCTCAGCTCAACACCATTGTCACCGTCAACCACACTGCAACTGATCTGACAGGATTTCACAAAAACGGAGGCCTCTGCCCTACAGTCATTGAGAGTCAGAGGCCCACACCCACAGTGGGCTTTGCAGACTGTTTATGTGGGACAGTGCCCAAACTAAAGGACATACATGTGGCTCATGCACACCCACCAGGCATGCAGTATCCAGATCTTCAGCAAGATGCAAGGCTAAAGGAGACGTTGCTTTTTACAGCGGGGAATGTTTGCTATCCTGACCCTGTGGAGAGCAATTACCTGGAGTTGAGGGCCAAACTTCAAACAAAGCCGGATTACCTTGAAGTCCTGGAAAAATCATACCGGTTTTAA